A single window of Granulicella mallensis MP5ACTX8 DNA harbors:
- a CDS encoding ABC transporter ATP-binding protein — MPPAIAAHSLTRSFDGGFTAVDRIDLAVEPGQFFGFLGPNGAGKSTTIKMLTGLLAPTSGSIQILGEDMLNNPVEVKRHIGVVPEGMALFGKLTATEYLHFVGRMYGLDKQVTQQRTAELLEFMGLANEQKKLLADYSHGMGKKLALAAAVIHGPKVLFLDEPFEGVDAIAAGTLKSMLQGMIARGATIFLTSHVLEIVERLCSHIAIIDKGHIVAKGSLDELRAGVQARLAHGEAADPNAKLTLEQIFINVVGGESGATHPEQELQWLG, encoded by the coding sequence ATGCCCCCCGCGATCGCAGCCCACTCTCTCACTCGCAGCTTCGACGGAGGATTTACCGCCGTCGACCGCATCGATCTGGCCGTTGAGCCAGGACAGTTCTTTGGCTTCCTCGGACCGAATGGCGCGGGCAAGTCGACCACCATCAAGATGCTTACGGGACTGCTGGCGCCGACCTCTGGCAGCATTCAGATCCTGGGCGAAGATATGCTGAACAATCCGGTCGAGGTCAAACGCCACATCGGCGTCGTGCCCGAAGGCATGGCGCTCTTCGGCAAGCTCACCGCGACCGAGTACCTGCACTTCGTCGGCCGCATGTACGGGCTCGATAAGCAGGTAACGCAACAGCGGACCGCCGAGTTGCTGGAGTTCATGGGACTGGCCAACGAGCAGAAGAAGCTTCTCGCCGACTACTCGCACGGCATGGGTAAGAAGCTCGCCCTGGCGGCCGCCGTGATTCATGGACCCAAGGTGCTGTTCCTGGACGAACCCTTCGAGGGCGTCGACGCCATCGCCGCGGGGACGCTGAAGAGCATGCTGCAGGGCATGATCGCCCGGGGCGCTACGATCTTTCTTACCTCGCATGTGCTGGAGATCGTCGAGCGGCTCTGCTCGCACATCGCCATCATCGATAAAGGCCATATCGTCGCCAAGGGTTCGCTGGATGAGTTGCGCGCCGGCGTTCAGGCCCGGCTGGCGCATGGTGAAGCCGCCGATCCCAATGCCAAGCTCACGCTCGAACAGATCTTCATCAATGTAGTCGGCGGCGAATCGGGTGCCACGCATCCCGAACAGGAGCTGCAATGGCTGGGGTAG